Proteins encoded by one window of uncultured Celeribacter sp.:
- a CDS encoding FAD-dependent oxidoreductase, translating into MILGSGFGALTAVREIRKKKLDARITVVSPNTHLTYLPSLIWMPSGLRSASDIDVDLTRFFAREKVDWLKGRVVNVRDGGRTVDVETGEETRAVTNDALIIATGGRYLKKLPGLAEHAIIPCEGATKGQLIHDRIRDMEGGTIALGFGTNPKEPQAVRGGPMFEFLFGIDTMLRQQGRRDKFRLVFFNGSDRPGQRLGPKAVDGLLREMWKRDISVHIGAKPLRIEADKVVTEREEIPADLVLFMSGLTGPLWLDNTELPRSPGGFIQADEKCRVVGWPHTYVVGDTGSYPGPDWLAKQAHQADLQAEAAVANIADELAGREASHDFKAELVCIVDSVNKGILVFRNHKLALTLPKSRLFHWAKRFFERAYLKAYRS; encoded by the coding sequence ATGATCCTCGGCAGCGGCTTCGGCGCGCTGACCGCCGTGCGCGAAATTCGCAAGAAAAAGCTCGACGCCCGCATCACGGTGGTGTCGCCCAACACTCACCTGACCTATCTGCCCAGCCTGATCTGGATGCCCTCGGGGCTTCGCTCCGCCTCTGACATCGACGTCGATTTGACGCGGTTCTTTGCCCGCGAAAAGGTCGATTGGCTCAAGGGCCGGGTGGTCAATGTCCGTGACGGCGGTCGAACTGTGGATGTCGAGACCGGCGAAGAGACGCGCGCGGTGACAAATGACGCGCTGATCATCGCCACCGGCGGGCGTTATCTGAAAAAACTACCGGGGCTGGCGGAGCATGCGATTATCCCCTGTGAGGGCGCCACCAAGGGCCAGCTCATCCACGACCGTATCCGCGACATGGAGGGCGGCACTATTGCGCTCGGATTCGGCACCAACCCGAAAGAGCCGCAAGCCGTGCGCGGCGGGCCGATGTTCGAATTCCTCTTCGGCATCGACACTATGCTGCGGCAACAGGGGCGGCGGGATAAATTTCGGTTGGTGTTTTTCAACGGCTCGGACAGGCCGGGGCAGCGGCTTGGGCCGAAAGCGGTCGATGGCCTGCTGCGCGAGATGTGGAAACGCGACATCTCGGTGCATATCGGCGCGAAGCCCCTGCGCATCGAGGCCGACAAGGTGGTCACCGAGCGCGAGGAGATCCCTGCCGATCTGGTGCTCTTCATGTCCGGTCTCACCGGGCCTCTGTGGCTCGACAACACCGAACTGCCGCGCTCGCCGGGCGGCTTTATTCAGGCCGATGAGAAATGCCGGGTGGTCGGCTGGCCGCATACTTATGTCGTCGGCGACACCGGATCGTACCCCGGCCCCGACTGGCTTGCCAAACAGGCGCATCAGGCCGATCTTCAGGCCGAGGCGGCGGTCGCGAATATTGCCGACGAACTGGCGGGGCGCGAGGCGAGCCATGATTTCAAGGCCGAGCTGGTCTGTATCGTCGACTCGGTGAACAAGGGCATCCTCGTGTTTCGCAATCACAAACTGGCGCTCACCTTGCCGAAATCGCGGCTGTTCCACTGGGCCAAGCGGTTTTTCGAACGGGCTTATCTCAAAGCCTATCGGAGCTGA
- a CDS encoding MAPEG family protein, with protein MTLTLTAFYAGLAGLMYLYMSIYVIKQRLNIGQGLGDGGDDTLNRRIRAHGNFNEYAPLTLVLIAGFEAQGAPAILVHLAGIVLIVSRGLHAYGMQGGDKEWGRKYGILSTFALLLVLSLADILMAIF; from the coding sequence ATGACCCTGACACTGACTGCTTTCTACGCGGGCCTCGCTGGCCTCATGTATCTCTACATGTCGATCTATGTGATCAAACAACGCCTGAACATCGGCCAGGGGCTTGGCGATGGCGGCGACGACACGCTCAATCGCCGCATTCGTGCGCATGGCAATTTCAACGAATATGCGCCGCTGACCCTCGTTCTGATCGCAGGTTTCGAAGCCCAGGGCGCGCCTGCGATTCTGGTCCATCTCGCGGGCATCGTGCTGATCGTCTCGCGCGGGCTACACGCCTACGGCATGCAGGGCGGTGACAAGGAATGGGGCCGCAAATACGGCATCCTCTCGACCTTCGCACTGCTCTTGGTGCTGTCTCTGGCCGATATTCTGATGGCGATTTTCTGA
- the hisH gene encoding imidazole glycerol phosphate synthase subunit HisH, whose product MLTALVDYNSGNLHSAHKAFERMARENGSGTIVVTSEPDVVAKADRIVLPGDGAFPACKKQLFDYTGLFEAISETVTEKGRPFMGICIGMQMLATRGLEYEETKGFDWIGGEVVKIEPSDPALKVPHMGWNDLHISNTHPVLDGISEGDHAYFVHSYHFKVATPAHRLAHVDYGEEVTAIVARDNMIGMQFHPEKSQRAGLRIVSNFLGWAP is encoded by the coding sequence ATGCTGACAGCACTCGTCGATTACAACAGCGGAAACCTGCACTCCGCGCACAAGGCTTTCGAACGCATGGCGCGTGAGAATGGCTCCGGCACCATCGTTGTGACCTCAGAACCCGATGTGGTGGCCAAGGCCGACCGCATCGTGTTGCCGGGCGACGGCGCTTTTCCGGCCTGCAAGAAACAGCTTTTCGATTACACCGGATTGTTCGAAGCGATCTCTGAGACGGTGACTGAGAAGGGCCGCCCCTTCATGGGGATTTGCATCGGCATGCAGATGCTGGCGACCCGTGGCCTCGAGTATGAAGAGACCAAGGGGTTCGACTGGATCGGCGGCGAAGTGGTGAAGATCGAGCCCTCAGATCCGGCGCTGAAAGTGCCGCATATGGGCTGGAACGACTTGCACATATCGAACACGCACCCGGTTCTGGACGGCATTTCAGAGGGCGATCATGCCTATTTCGTACATTCCTATCATTTCAAGGTCGCGACCCCCGCGCACCGTCTCGCGCATGTCGACTATGGTGAAGAGGTCACCGCCATCGTGGCGCGCGACAATATGATCGGCATGCAATTCCACCCGGAGAAAAGCCAGCGCGCGGGGTTGCGCATCGTGTCGAATTTCCTCGGCTGGGCACCGTAG
- a CDS encoding DUF2147 domain-containing protein codes for MKHVIFAAIAAVGLATPVFADPVEGVWQTQVDDGAYAHITIAPCGDKLCGTISRTFNDSGEYNSANKGKPIVWDMVAQGGGDYKNGKIWQPSTGKVYNSKMALSGNSLKVSGCVGPICKGQTWSRVQ; via the coding sequence ATGAAACATGTGATCTTCGCGGCCATTGCCGCAGTTGGTCTTGCGACACCCGTTTTCGCAGATCCGGTCGAAGGCGTCTGGCAGACCCAGGTCGATGACGGCGCCTATGCGCATATCACCATCGCGCCCTGCGGTGACAAGCTGTGCGGCACGATCAGCCGGACCTTCAACGACAGCGGCGAATACAACTCCGCCAACAAGGGCAAGCCCATCGTCTGGGACATGGTCGCGCAGGGCGGTGGCGACTACAAAAACGGCAAGATCTGGCAGCCCTCGACGGGCAAGGTCTACAACTCAAAAATGGCGCTCTCCGGCAATTCGCTGAAGGTCTCTGGCTGTGTCGGTCCGATCTGCAAAGGCCAGACCTGGAGCCGCGTGCAGTAA
- the hisA gene encoding 1-(5-phosphoribosyl)-5-[(5-phosphoribosylamino)methylideneamino]imidazole-4-carboxamide isomerase produces the protein MILYPAIDLKDGNAVRLYKGEMEKATVFNENPAAQALEFVAAGCEWLHLVDLNGAFAGEPVNAAPVEEILKQCKVPAQLGGGIRDMATIEMWLSKGLERVILGTVAVENPDLVREAAHAFPGHVAVGIDARKGMVATKGWAEETNVNATDLAKSFEDAGVSAIIYTDINRDGAMQGPNVEETAALANAVSIPVIASGGVSSIADLENLKACGAPLNGAISGRALYDGAIELSEALKVMKG, from the coding sequence ATGATCCTCTACCCCGCCATCGACCTGAAAGACGGCAACGCCGTGCGGCTTTACAAAGGTGAGATGGAGAAAGCGACCGTGTTCAACGAGAACCCGGCGGCACAGGCATTGGAGTTCGTTGCGGCGGGGTGCGAGTGGCTGCATCTGGTCGATCTGAATGGCGCTTTTGCCGGCGAGCCGGTGAACGCGGCCCCTGTGGAAGAGATTCTCAAACAGTGCAAAGTGCCTGCGCAACTGGGGGGCGGCATTCGCGATATGGCGACGATCGAGATGTGGCTGTCCAAAGGGCTGGAGCGCGTGATTCTCGGCACCGTGGCCGTCGAGAACCCTGATCTGGTGCGCGAGGCGGCCCACGCGTTTCCCGGTCACGTCGCCGTCGGCATCGACGCGCGCAAAGGCATGGTGGCGACAAAGGGCTGGGCCGAAGAGACCAATGTGAACGCCACCGATCTGGCGAAAAGCTTTGAGGATGCGGGCGTCTCTGCGATCATCTACACCGACATCAACCGCGACGGCGCCATGCAGGGACCGAACGTGGAAGAGACCGCAGCGCTGGCCAATGCCGTGTCGATCCCGGTGATCGCAAGCGGCGGCGTGTCCTCGATTGCCGATCTGGAGAACCTGAAAGCCTGTGGTGCACCTTTGAACGGGGCTATTTCCGGCCGCGCGCTCTACGATGGGGCGATTGAGCTAAGTGAAGCCCTCAAGGTGATGAAGGGGTAA
- the hisB gene encoding imidazoleglycerol-phosphate dehydratase HisB: MRKASITRKTAETEITVEIDLDGTGTYDNQTGVGFFDHMLDQLSRHSLIDMTIRAKGDTHIDDHHTVEDTGIAIGQALVKAVGDKKGIYRYGHFALAMDDTQVACALDLSARPFLVWNVDFPTDKIGTFDTELVREFFQALSTHGGITLHIDKLHGINSHHIAEAAFKSVARALRMALEIDPRMADSLPSTKGAL, encoded by the coding sequence ATGCGCAAGGCAAGCATCACCCGCAAGACTGCGGAAACCGAGATCACGGTCGAGATCGACCTCGACGGGACCGGCACATATGACAACCAGACGGGCGTGGGCTTTTTCGACCACATGCTCGACCAGCTGTCGCGCCACTCCCTCATCGACATGACGATCCGCGCCAAGGGTGACACGCATATCGACGATCACCACACCGTCGAGGACACCGGCATTGCCATCGGTCAGGCTCTGGTCAAGGCGGTGGGCGACAAGAAGGGCATCTACCGTTACGGCCACTTTGCGCTGGCCATGGACGACACGCAGGTCGCCTGCGCGCTCGATCTTTCGGCGCGGCCTTTTTTGGTGTGGAATGTCGATTTTCCGACCGACAAGATCGGAACATTCGACACCGAGCTGGTGCGCGAGTTCTTCCAGGCGCTCTCGACCCACGGCGGCATCACGCTGCACATCGACAAGCTGCATGGCATCAATTCGCACCACATCGCCGAGGCGGCGTTCAAATCGGTGGCCCGCGCGTTGCGCATGGCGCTTGAGATTGACCCGCGCATGGCCGACAGCCTGCCGTCGACCAAGGGCGCGCTGTAA